The following DNA comes from Neovison vison isolate M4711 chromosome 13, ASM_NN_V1, whole genome shotgun sequence.
TCTTTATGTCCTAATGGGAAATAGAGATAGATGCAAACATTTGATTAAATAGTATATGGTCTGATGACCACTATGAAATAGCAAGCTAGGCTGCTTTGGAATCCTATGACAGAGAGTCCCAGTCAAGTTTGGAGGGTTACGGAAGCCTTCTCTCAGAAGATGATGTTGAAGCTTTCCCTGAAAAGTGAGCAGGCTTCAGTGTAGAAACAATAGTGATAGGTGGAGGAGTTTAtactcaacttttaaaaataagctaggggtgtctgggtggctcagtgggttaaagcctctgcctttatctcaggtcatgatcccagggtcctgggatagagcccttcattgggctctctgctcagcagggagcctgcttcctcctctctctctgcctgcttctctgcctacttgtgatctatgtctgtcaaataaataaataaaatatttttaaaaataaaaagattagaaattaataaaattaacatctttattttaaatgatattattttaGATATAAACACTAtaaattcaggggaaaaaatgttttcactTCAGCATTGTACTGGTGGTTTCAGCCAAAAGCAATACAACCTACCAAAAATcactaaatattataaaataaaatgtaacaaaataaaaagatatgctACACTGATTAATTAGAATAATCAAAATCATAAAGTTTTTTACTtataaattaatctataaattctgATCTTAATTGCTATTCAGAATTGTTTTTGAAGAATGTGACGATTTATCCTGAAATCATCTGGTAGAGTTGATCAACAAGAACTAGGATATACTTAAAGTAGAGCATTTGAGAGTGCAGATTCACCATGACAAATAACAACTCTGTTTAAGATAGTGTAGTGTTGTCACTGAAAACAAAATGACCAATTAAAGtattgacagagacagaaacagacccaAGCTTACAACTGATATCTGGCAAAAATGACATTTCAATCAGCAGGGAAAAGCTTTTCAGTAGATGGtatttggatgtctgtttatagccatataaaaataaactatgttCCTATTAGATACCAATACAAAATTTAACTTCTGGTTGGATTAAATAACTAAAtgtgataaaagaaaaagtttaaaattataaaaaagagaagacagaataTTTGGGGCAATTAGTTGTAAAAATGTATTACATAAGAGACAAAAtcagaaacccaaaaggaaaaGTAATTAAATGTAACTATTTTAAATTTGTGTATTTATAAACAGCAAAAAGTGTTAATATAATCTATGAGTGACGGTATTTACAGTTCATATAATACATATAGTGAAAAAGCAAGCTATAGAATAAAGAGTGTTtacaaatcatacatctgatgaACAGTTAATattgaaaagtaaatgaataaaaaatcaaaaagcagaatcagacctataaatacagagatcaAAGCAACGTTTGCCAGAAGGAGGGGTATTAGagggttgggcaaaatgggtgaaggggagtgggaggtacaggccttcagttatggaatgaataagtcacaaggatgaaaggtagagcatagggaatatagtcaatgtaTTGTGATAGTGCTGTATAGTAACTGATGCCAGCTATACTTGTGGccagcatagcataatgtatagacttgttgaatcactatcttgtacacctgaaactaatgtaacactgtgtgtcaattatattcaaataaattataataagaagagttaatatccagaatctTATAAAGAACTACAatttaacaacaaaaaccaatagtttaatgagcaaaggacttgaatggacatttatcttaaaaaaaattcacaaataacccacaagcatataaaaaaatgcccaacatcactcattgtcagggaaagacaaaccaaaaccacatctGTTAGGATGGtcactttgaaaacaaaaacaaaaagaatccaGAAAATGACAAGTGCTGGTAGGGATATGGAGATGAGGAGGAATTGGAAACTTTGgcactgttagtaggaatgcaaaTAGTggagctgctctggaaaactcTGGAGGttccccccaaaaattaaaaacagaattgccATATGATACAGCAATCTAGCCTCTGGGTATATATCTAAAAGAATTGGGtgagaaggggtgcctggtggctcagttggttaagtgtctgcctttggctcaggtcatggtctcagggtcctgggatcaagccccatatcaggctccctgctccgccaggagcctgcttccccctctccctctgcttgcttctctgcctacttgtgatctctctatgtgtcaaataaatagataaaatcttcaaaaaaaaatgaaagaattgagaACAGGTTCTTCAAGAGATACACATTTATGTTTGTtgtggcattattcacaatagctaagaggAGCaagcaatctaaatgtccatcagtggatgaatggataaagaaaatgtggcatatacctATGATGGACtagtattcagccttaaaaaaaatcctgttacaTGTTATCATATGGTTAAAATTTGAAGGctttatactaagtgaaataagccagtcacaaaatgaCAAATGCTGCACGATTCAGTTCTATAAACCTAAAGTAGTCAAACCCTTAAGATGCAGAAggtagaatggtgattgccaggaGCTAACAAGAGGTGGAAGGGGAAGGTTTTTGTGAATGAGGATAGAGtattagttttgcaagatgaaaaattcTAGAAATCTTTTGCACAAAAACGTGCACATAGTAAACactactgtacacttaaaaatgtttaaaatgttacatggttttaaccacaataaaaaatgaatcagAGAAGTACAGTTTCAGACAGATAAGTCATTAAAACATTAAactgagtaaaaaaataaattttagaataatgacATTTATatagattccatttatatcaagttaaaaacacacaaaatgttTTATACACACTatatgaaaaatgaggaaaataatttttttaaaaatgtatttatttgacagagagagatcacaagtaggcagagaggcaggcagagagagtgtggaggaagcaggctccccaccaagcagaaaggccgatgcaggactcaatcccaggaccctgagatcatgacctgagcagaaggcagaggcttaacacactgagccacccaggtgccgagaaaataatttttaaaaacatatgaaggggggcacctgggtggttcagtgggttaaagcctctgcctttggctcaggtcacgatcccagggccctggcatcaagccccacatcaggctctctgctcagcagggagcctgcttcccctcctgtctctctgcctgcctctctgcctacttgtggtctctgtcaaataaataaataaaatctttaaaaaaaaacatacaaaggaATGATACTGGAGTAGATAGTGATGATCTTTGCTGCAATAAAATAACTAGGTGTAGATGGTTGCTTTGGAGTCTTTATTATTGCTAATAATCCATTTTGTAGTAAAAGAATCTGAaataaatgtggcaaaatgttagaCATTTGATAAAGCTACATGTTATATCAATGTCTACAGTTAATTCTATGATTGAATTAATTCATAAGaaatagatacaaatatatatgccCAATGATCCTTAGGGACCCAGTTCCTATCCTCttcaatgtgttttttaaaataaaattttagtctAAAATATAGCTCGCACATGTATCTAAGAATACATCTTTAAAGCACCCTTTAGTCTATAATTAGTATATTACACATATCATCTAAGAGGCAATGATGAAAAAGTATTCGATAAAAGCCTATAGAAAGGCTCCTGAGCATTTGGGGAGAGCAGGACATTTGAATTTGATATCAAAGAGGCCAtacaatgtctttttatttttatacccaTGAACCATAgatgaaacattttaatttaatgcaCTTTATAAAAGGTAGGCAACTTGACTACTTCCTGCTTTGTTGTGATGTGATTGCCTGGAATATACAGGGGCTTCTTCATTTTCCCTTGTCCATGGGGATTAACACAATAGTAATGCTCTTACTTGATTCTTGAGATATAGGAGAACAAATATGTATACAAacatgaaagaaggaataagGTAAAATGAGCTGTGTAATATATCTATCAGgtggaatttctgtttttttaaggaaaaagtatGTGTTTCTTGTGAGTAAATGACACTTAGATCTATATACTAATAGAAACTAATCTGTTTcaccttattaaaaaataattcttacgCATCCTAGGATCCACAAAACTGtgagtttatgtgtgtgtgtttaggagtTTATAAGAgttcatataattttaaacacACTTAGTCAACTAGAGAATTTAGTTGAAAGTCTGCTAATtctgaattaaaaatagataagtaaattcctttttgattcttctttattTAATGAAATTTAGTCTTGGGTATTTCTTGGTTTCCAACTATAGTTAGTGAGTcagattttttctatttaattctttattacattaaaaagtatTAACCCTAACTGAATTGAATTTTAACTAAAATAATCATTCTTCCAATAAAACCAAACATGTTATAGAAATATAATGATGGAATATTTGATAATTTCAAtgtatattatgaatatttttaaaagctacaaaCATAATGAATTAATATCAACTTATTCTGAGATGTACATGGATTTTGCACTGAAATCTTCATCATTGTGCTTATTGCCTAGAACGTCTGTCTGGATCTGATGTGTTGGGTCCTCAATCTATTCATAGctgctttcatttcctggttTCTCAGAGTGTAAATAATGGGGTTCAGTAAGGGTGTGATAACCGagtaaaacacagaaagaaatttaTCCACTGAAAAGCTACTGAATGGCCAAGCATAAATGAAGATACATGGCCCAAAGAATAGAGTGACCACAGTAATGTGAGCAGACAGTGTGGACAGAGCCTTGGAGAGTCCACCAGAGGATCGACGTTGGACAGTTACCAGAATGACAGTGTAGGAAATGAGCAGGAGTATGAAGCAGATAAAAGACAACAGTCCACTGTCAGCAATTACCAGTAACTCCAGAATATAAGTCTCAGTGCAGGCAAGTTTTAGAACTAAAGGAAGGTCACAAAAAATATTGTCCACTATATTGGGGCCACAGAAGGGCAAGGTGATAGTAAAAACCATTTGGCTCATCGTATGCACAAAACCAACAGCCCATGAGAGCAGCACAGAGCCCATGAGGACCCGGCGATTCATGATGGATGTGTAGTGAAGAGGTTTGCATATTGCAATGTATCGATCAACAGCCATGACTATGAGAAGAGTCATCTCACTGCCGcctaaaaaatggagaaagaacatctGAGCCATACAACTCCACAAAGAAATAGTTTTATTCTCCCTGAGGAAATCTGTGACCATCTTAGGGGTTGTGATTGTGGAAATAGACATATCCAGGAAGGAGAGATTTCCAAGAAGGAAGTACATTGGTGTCGAGTACAGAAGTGAGTCAAAGGTTACGGTGATGACGATGAGAAGGTTTCCTGCCACAATCGCTGCATAGGccaacaaaaatatgaaaaaaaagaaaatctcaagttCCCAAGTATTGGTGAGTCCTAACAAAACAAACTCAGATATTGAGCTATTCATTGTATCCATCTAGTCTATGTAGGGGTTGTCAGAAAGTCATTAAAATGTAGAGTACTGAAAAAAGTGATAATTTA
Coding sequences within:
- the LOC122893151 gene encoding olfactory receptor 4L1-like, translated to MDTMNSSISEFVLLGLTNTWELEIFFFFIFLLAYAAIVAGNLLIVITVTFDSLLYSTPMYFLLGNLSFLDMSISTITTPKMVTDFLRENKTISLWSCMAQMFFLHFLGGSEMTLLIVMAVDRYIAICKPLHYTSIMNRRVLMGSVLLSWAVGFVHTMSQMVFTITLPFCGPNIVDNIFCDLPLVLKLACTETYILELLVIADSGLLSFICFILLLISYTVILVTVQRRSSGGLSKALSTLSAHITVVTLFFGPCIFIYAWPFSSFSVDKFLSVFYSVITPLLNPIIYTLRNQEMKAAMNRLRTQHIRSRQTF